Within the Bacillus sp. FSL K6-3431 genome, the region ACGAATTGAATCTTTGCTCGAAAAACTTGTTATTAGCAGTCAAAAAAAGTTAATAGAGAGTGTAATAGAATTTAAGGGTATTTATAGCGAATTAGTTGCAAATGTAAACAAACAATCTCAAATATCACCTATTGTTGCACTTGCAAAAAAATATATAGATCAACAATATCATCAACCAAGGCTGTCTTTAAAGATCGTAGCCAATGAAGTGAAAATCAGTCCAACTTATCTTAGTAAACAATTAAAGAAGGAATTAGGATTATCGTTTATTGATTACTTATCTGAAGTGCGAATTAAAAAAGCTGCTATGCTTATGAATGATCCTTCAGCAATGATTTATGAGGTCGCAGAAAAAGTGGGATATAACAGTCAGCATTATTTTAGCAATGCCTTTAAAAAGGTAACAGGATCATCACCGTTACATTATCGGAAAGGTAATCGAATATGAAAATAGTCCGTAGATTTATTCCCTTTGCTACAATATTCATTTGTATAGCACTTATATCACTGCTCATATTCTTTGTAACGAAGCAAAATTTTAATAATAATGATGATGAAATTCCATTTTTGATTGGTATAACTCAACCAAACTTAAACGAACCTTGGCGTATTGAAATGAATGAGGAGATTAAATCTGAGGCTAGTAAATATGAAGAATTGCATGTCATTTTTACAGATTCTGCCCAGAATAGCTATCAACAAAAATTAGACATTGAGAAATTATTAGATTATGGCATTGATCTTTTAATTGTTTCCGTGGATGATGCAGCTACACTTACGCCAACAATAACTGAAGCTTATAAAAAAATTCCTGTTATTGTTTTAGGGAGAGGTGTCACCGGCTATGATTATACGTTATATATAGGTTCTGATCATGAGTTAATAGGGAAAAAGCTTGGAGACTATGTCGATCAATTAATAGGGAAGACTGAAGGGGCAATTATAGAAATTCAAGGCGATAGAGAATCACCTACCGTCATTGAAAGAAAGGAAGGCCTTCTGCAAATCATGTCCTCCCACCCCAATCTAAAACTGACAAATACTATTTATGCTAATTGGCAGAGGGATGAAGCAGAAGATAAACTATTAAAGTTACTTGAAAATGGAAATCAACCCGATTTAGTTTTCGCGCATAACGATGCGATGGCAGTTGGAGCTTATCGTGCATTAAAAAAACTTCAGCTCAAAGATGTACAGATCATTGGCATCGATGCTGTAAATGCAGAAAACAGTGGTTTGCAAATGATCCGAACAGGGGCAATTACTGGGACCATTAATAGTCCTACTGGTGGAAAGGAAGCGGTACAATATGCTTTGGATATATTAAAAAAGGAGATAGGTATCCCGAAGAAAATAATATTAAAAAGTAAAAAAATTACTAAAGATAATGTGAATGAATATTTGGAAGAGCAGCGGGAAAGAAAATATGAAAAGTTCAATATCGAAAACTTAAAAGAAGAAATTACGCTTGGATTTATTCAA harbors:
- a CDS encoding substrate-binding domain-containing protein, translating into MKIVRRFIPFATIFICIALISLLIFFVTKQNFNNNDDEIPFLIGITQPNLNEPWRIEMNEEIKSEASKYEELHVIFTDSAQNSYQQKLDIEKLLDYGIDLLIVSVDDAATLTPTITEAYKKIPVIVLGRGVTGYDYTLYIGSDHELIGKKLGDYVDQLIGKTEGAIIEIQGDRESPTVIERKEGLLQIMSSHPNLKLTNTIYANWQRDEAEDKLLKLLENGNQPDLVFAHNDAMAVGAYRALKKLQLKDVQIIGIDAVNAENSGLQMIRTGAITGTINSPTGGKEAVQYALDILKKEIGIPKKIILKSKKITKDNVNEYLEEQRERKYEKFNIENLKEEITLGFIQVGNESNWRLAHTKSVITAANEAGINLKYENADQDQDKQIEFIRSFIKQGVDVIALSPKVETGWDDILKEAKQAGIPVILSDREIRVEDDSLWTAYIGSDFEEEGRRAARWLVSTHKGEQKKVIEIQGTEQSAPAVGRNQGFIEVLEQHVDFKIIETLKGDFTFDAGRKLMEKSLQKYGSDIDVVYAHNDDMALGAIKAIEKYGLKPGEDIITISIDATKDAFRALSAGKLNLAVECNPLLGPQIMKAVKDIMIGKDIPLKFITSEGVFTQESAQKNMPKREY